The Haloprofundus salinisoli region CTTCTCGGTCGATTGGTCTGCTCGGCCTGTTTCGCTGGAGACGGTCGAGCGAATCGTCTCGCTCAGTCCATCGAAGCGAGGACGCTTATGACGCCGACGGCCCTACCGTGAGTCGATGTCCTCCGTAGATTACACGCAGGTGGGTGACGATGGGTACTGCTAACGGGTCGGTCGCCTCGGCCGTGACCGCAGTCGTCAGCGGAACTGTCCTCGGCGTGTTCGGCCTGGGCTTCGGGACGCTCCTGGCGGCGCTCGTCATCGTCACCGTGTTGGTTTCTGGCGTCGCCGAACTCTCGCCGACGCTCGTCTTAGTAGTCGGACTGGTGACGACGCAGGGAATCGGCTGCTTTCTCACCGCGATCGTCTACGCGCGGTATCGACACCGAATCGGGGCGCTGCTTGCGAGAGTCGTCGGCCAACGGAGTTGGCTACCGACACAGCAGTTCACGATTCCCGCTCGTGTCCCCTCGCTTCGTGACCTGCTGGTAGTGTTCGTCGCCTACGTCAGCGTCTTCGCACTCATCGGCATTGTCGGCTACGCGATCTCGGCTGCGGGTATCGAGGGCGCGACGAACAACAGTGTAGCACTCGGCTTGGAGAATCCCGTGCTCTTGCTGTGGCTGATTCCAGGGTCGATTCTCCTGATTGGTCCCGGTGAGGAGATTCTGTTCCGCGGCGTCGTCCAAGGGCGATTCCGCAAGCGATTCGGCCCCGCCGTCGCCATCTCGCTCGCGAGCGTCGTCTTCGCGTCGGTGCATTACTTCGCGCTGTCGGGTGCCGCCGGAGCACGACTCGTCACTATCGGATTACTTCTCATCCCCGCCATCACCTTCGGCGTCATCTACGAACTCTCCGAGAACATCGTCGTTCCGGCGCTCGTCCACGGACTGTACAACGCGACGCTGTTCGGTTTTCTGTACCTGAGTACGCTCGTCTCCTGAGTCGAGGATTTACAGACCGCTCACGCATCGAGGGACGACGTTAGGCATCGGACATCTGTCACAGTCGCTCGTGGGTGTGTGGATCTGACTTCTGAGTTAAAAGTCGTCCGCAGCCCCCCGACTGCGGACGAGCCATGCAGTGAGTGAGATGACAGTCACAACTCACGTGCCGTCGTCAGGGCGCGTCGGAGAACCACATCTCCGGAACACGCCCGACAGTTGTTTCTTTGACACACCAGTTATAGGTCTTTTGTGTGGACTAAACAGAGCTGAATAGCCGCGATCGTCGTAACCGCGCTCGAACACAGAGGTCCTCGCTAACCGGTTTCTCCACTCACCGTTGGCTTCTCGAGACAGTTACCGTCTTTCGGTCACGTCACTCTCGAAGGTGTATCGGCGTCGTCTGCTTCGTTTCTCTCGTTAAAAGACAGCGTCAGGTGGGTGCCAGCGGACGACGCTGTCTTTCGACGAGGGCGATGGGTGCAGGTGATGTGGGGAGAGGTGTAGTGGAGAATCAACCGGGTAGATTCTCCACATCGGCTGATGCTGACGCTTCCCTCAAGTCGCTTGGTGCGTCCCTATGCGGCGACCCCGTGGATTCGCCATCGCCCTTGTCAGTGTGACGCCTCAGTGGTAATCTGGGGGTGGGGCCACCATGTTCTATGGCAAGGCGCTTAGTGATAAAATTATTCCGCACCTCTTGTTACAGTCAATAAAAATTGGAAGTAATATTGTCAGGAGCGGAGGGACACAGGGAAGGACCACCAGAATCTGCGCCAAATTCTCTCTATGTGTGTATAATATTACACAATATGTAGACAAAATCTCGGAGGGAGAATCCTTCACGAAAGAACTTACTCAAAACTGAGTAAGTTTTAAGCTAGTCTGGCTCCTGAGTTCAGTTGATGACTAAAACACCCTTCCAGACTACATCCGCTCTAGGAGTGACGCGATAATGTGGCAAGATTTCGTCTTCCTCGCTGGAAGTATCTTCTCACTGCTCGTGTTGGTTCCGGCTATCCGCGATTCCACTGCCAGTATTCCGCTTGGAACGTCGCTTCCGTCAGCGAGTATCGGGATCATCTATGGCACGACGTTCTTCTCTCTAGGAATGACTATGTCTGCAGCCGGGTCGCTCCTGACTGGTGTCATGTGGAGCGTCATCGCAACCCTTCGATCGCCACACCCCTTCGATCACCACTTCGACTCACACACCAATGAGACGTCAGCTCGGGCGGCACCGCAATATGCCGACTGAACCGACGGCTCTCGTACTGGAACACGAATAACGAAATCGACGCACCGTCAATATCTGCACGCCGGCGGCAGCCCCCGAATTAGGCTCGGTCCACTATCCAATGACTCGAATTAAGTCGTGTAGTACTCGGTGACGTCCTCGTTGAGGCTTGCTTCGAGGCTGGCTCTCAGCGGCGTGGCTTCCTTCGTGAGTTCGACCGAAATCCAATCACCCTCTCCGTCGTACTCCACGATGTGAGCCGCTGCGAGTTTGGGTAGGTGCTGATGATAGAGTGTGGTCAGCACCTCCTCGACATCCTCGTCGCTCGGCGAGTCGTACTCTCGGCGCGCGACCACCACGGCGAGGTCGTCGAGGAGAACGGGTCGTTGCTGCTCTATGAGGTGTGCAAGGACGATTCGACGACGAGGATGGCCCACCGTCTCTGCGACGAGCGTCTCAAGTGACCCACCAGAGTGATACTCGAACGCCCGATCTGGGGTCGCATTTTGGGGGGGCTTCATCATGTGTGAGATGGTATCAACTACATCCGTGTGAATGCTCGGCCCGTAAATTCCGGGTGTATATATACTGAATTCACGTGTTCCGGACAACCAGTTGCGCTATCAGGTAAGCGTTTTTAGGTGTGCAAGGAGAGCAATTTCTCGTACAATCGCACTTATTCCGGAATGTCGCAGACGCTGTCGTGTGTACGGTGGAGGTCGTCCCAGCTTGCAAACATCCACGGGCGAACCTCTCGCATCTCACATCTCTCCCTCAGCGATGCGACTAACGAGGGTCTGTCGGAGACCGAGATATCTCAGTCAAGTAAGATGCGACGACCTCTTTACAGAACTTGCCCACACCAATCAGGAACGAGAGCTGGCGGCGCTTCTCAACGGCATCCACGAAGAGTCGTTCCCGCCGACGGGGTCGTAGCTAGACTCCTGGGCATGGGAAGGTGGTCCAGCGTGGATTTTCCGGGCGAAGCGGTGGTTTCGACTCCGGTCAGGAGCGACATCGAAGAGATGCCTTCTTATACCCCCAATCGCTTAGGAGGGGCAGATTCTCTATAGACCCCGATGCGGACCCTCCGAATAGCCACTCTAGAACAGATAACTGACGATAATGGACACACAACAAGACGATATTTCCGCAATCAGGGAGTTCGAGCAGTCACTCAAAACGCTACTCGTAGAGGCGTTTGCACAGGGCGTACCGCTCGAAGGGCGTTGGCAGGTAACGCTCGATTCGCCGAACCTCCCTGATTGGTCGATTCAAATCACCAAAGAACCGC contains the following coding sequences:
- a CDS encoding CPBP family intramembrane glutamic endopeptidase encodes the protein MGTANGSVASAVTAVVSGTVLGVFGLGFGTLLAALVIVTVLVSGVAELSPTLVLVVGLVTTQGIGCFLTAIVYARYRHRIGALLARVVGQRSWLPTQQFTIPARVPSLRDLLVVFVAYVSVFALIGIVGYAISAAGIEGATNNSVALGLENPVLLLWLIPGSILLIGPGEEILFRGVVQGRFRKRFGPAVAISLASVVFASVHYFALSGAAGARLVTIGLLLIPAITFGVIYELSENIVVPALVHGLYNATLFGFLYLSTLVS